In Pseudomonas sp. ADAK18, a single window of DNA contains:
- a CDS encoding phospholipase D-like domain-containing protein, translated as MEFTENIVPLITGKLKNNTVDLKIFSPYLTGDVALDIAKLGKSAKVFTLLNVQVLAFGSSCYCTIKALIDAKFEVYSVPNLHAKMIIADGSFITVGSQNFTDNGNTRSKEVSFLFSGMNTRARSIVSKLEAAAEKITPDFLEAVKQKADSFSARYETLKNEIDQAEIHLSSARKQSSKKERKIGLQVTSALGRRPQSNPRKCRVSSRYSDSKSMFQYSLMGPHLLTWSINKESHRLKPQYRYLCISKEGKIGWVRVNNTVYSIIEDQVDLNVGDIRQQPEWTAQVDASELARKSTQGESNLRVTVFNAAGQELCHVYMKYNISTLSLYPAVLPNVTPGMRRPLAECRAAIRWIDTHADRFRADIKRQITEPFKFHDRLTGQRADTFFGRNDAAHYVRLVDLGKGVVALRVTDTPM; from the coding sequence TTGGAATTTACTGAAAATATTGTGCCGCTGATCACGGGCAAACTGAAAAACAACACAGTCGACCTGAAAATATTCTCCCCCTATCTGACAGGGGACGTCGCTTTAGACATAGCAAAACTGGGTAAAAGCGCGAAAGTATTCACGCTGTTGAATGTGCAGGTACTCGCGTTCGGCTCCTCCTGTTATTGCACGATAAAAGCGCTTATAGACGCGAAGTTTGAGGTTTATTCGGTTCCCAACCTGCATGCCAAGATGATTATCGCCGACGGGTCGTTCATTACGGTGGGCAGCCAGAACTTTACGGATAATGGGAATACCCGGAGCAAAGAGGTCAGCTTCCTGTTTAGTGGAATGAACACTCGAGCTCGTTCGATTGTCTCGAAACTGGAGGCTGCGGCCGAGAAGATCACGCCTGATTTTTTGGAGGCGGTAAAACAGAAGGCAGACAGTTTTTCGGCGCGCTATGAGACGTTAAAAAACGAGATTGATCAGGCTGAAATACATTTGAGCTCTGCAAGAAAGCAAAGCTCGAAGAAAGAGCGGAAAATCGGCCTCCAGGTGACGTCGGCGCTGGGGCGAAGGCCACAATCAAACCCTCGAAAATGCAGGGTGTCTTCACGCTACAGCGACAGCAAATCGATGTTTCAGTACTCGTTAATGGGGCCACATCTACTGACCTGGTCTATCAATAAAGAGAGCCACCGTCTTAAGCCTCAGTACCGTTACCTGTGTATATCGAAGGAAGGGAAAATCGGTTGGGTCAGGGTAAACAATACCGTCTATTCAATTATCGAAGATCAGGTAGATCTCAACGTGGGAGACATCCGCCAACAGCCTGAGTGGACGGCGCAGGTTGATGCATCTGAGCTGGCCCGAAAATCGACGCAGGGTGAATCCAACTTACGTGTCACGGTATTTAACGCGGCCGGGCAGGAACTCTGCCATGTGTACATGAAATACAATATTTCGACACTCTCCTTGTATCCAGCGGTCCTGCCGAACGTCACTCCGGGTATGCGCCGCCCGTTGGCAGAGTGTCGTGCGGCTATTCGCTGGATCGATACTCACGCAGACCGTTTCAGAGCGGATATAAAGCGCCAGATCACAGAGCCTTTTAAGTTCCACGACAGATTAACCGGTCAGAGAGCCGATACTTTTTTTGGCCGAAATGACGCTGCGCACTACGTGAGACTGGTTGATCTGGGCAAGGGCGTCGTTGCGCTGCGAGTCACCGATACGCCCATGTGA
- the xylB gene encoding xylulokinase — translation MSSPVSLGIDLGTSELKAILLDERGGVLAHAGARLTVSRRRSGWSEQNPHDWWQACLSALDQLRLEQPEAFARVCCIGLSGQMHGAVLLGDDDRVLYPAILWDDSRAVAQAEALGRDYPGFAEVTGSLPMAGLTAPKLLWMQQHEPQVFNAIDCVLSPKDYLRLRMSGERISDVSDAAGTLWLDVANRCWFEPMLRATGLKLSQMPSLVEGGAASARVNHTTAVELNLPPGLVIAGGGGDNPVAAVGIGAINAGDGFITLGTSAAIVAITDHAAGNPASAVHSFCHALPNRWYTMGAMLAGASCLRWVTRLTGFAEEQALLDQVQALLPIGHPVPLSNPLFLPYLAGERTPHNDPLLRGGFMNLGHDCTPAMLGYAVMEGVGFGLLDALHSVQSAGATVQACALVGGGARSEYWAQLLANILEREIYTLQGSELSACIGAAKLGFQAMGLGAELLSAGMPVKVRFVPDAAQRPRLQARYRKFQGLLTAAQALHE, via the coding sequence ATGAGCAGTCCTGTTTCCCTCGGAATCGACCTCGGCACTTCGGAACTCAAGGCCATCTTGCTGGATGAGCGCGGCGGCGTCCTGGCCCATGCCGGTGCCCGGTTGACGGTGTCGCGGCGCCGCAGCGGCTGGTCCGAGCAGAATCCGCATGACTGGTGGCAGGCTTGCCTCAGTGCGTTGGATCAATTGCGCCTTGAGCAGCCCGAGGCGTTTGCCCGAGTGTGCTGCATTGGCCTGTCCGGTCAGATGCATGGCGCGGTGTTGCTGGGGGACGACGACCGCGTGTTGTACCCGGCAATTCTCTGGGACGACTCCCGGGCGGTGGCCCAGGCCGAAGCCTTGGGGCGTGACTACCCAGGCTTTGCCGAGGTCACCGGCAGTTTGCCAATGGCGGGGCTGACAGCCCCCAAGTTGCTATGGATGCAGCAGCATGAGCCACAGGTGTTCAACGCCATCGACTGTGTGCTGTCACCCAAGGATTACCTGCGCCTGCGCATGAGCGGCGAACGCATCAGCGATGTCTCGGATGCAGCCGGCACCTTGTGGCTGGACGTGGCCAACCGTTGCTGGTTCGAGCCAATGCTGCGTGCCACAGGGCTAAAACTGTCGCAAATGCCGTCGCTGGTAGAAGGCGGTGCCGCCAGCGCACGCGTGAACCACACAACAGCGGTAGAGCTGAATCTGCCCCCTGGCCTGGTGATCGCCGGGGGAGGAGGGGACAACCCGGTCGCAGCGGTCGGTATTGGCGCAATCAACGCCGGTGACGGGTTTATCACCTTGGGCACCAGCGCTGCAATCGTCGCCATTACTGACCATGCAGCGGGCAATCCTGCCAGTGCCGTGCACAGTTTTTGCCATGCGTTGCCCAATCGTTGGTACACCATGGGTGCCATGTTGGCGGGCGCCAGTTGCTTGCGTTGGGTGACCCGGTTGACGGGTTTCGCCGAGGAACAGGCGTTGCTGGATCAGGTGCAGGCACTGTTGCCGATCGGGCATCCGGTACCGCTGTCCAACCCGCTGTTTCTGCCCTACCTGGCCGGGGAACGAACACCTCACAACGATCCCTTGTTGCGGGGTGGTTTCATGAACCTGGGCCACGACTGCACCCCGGCAATGCTTGGTTATGCGGTGATGGAGGGGGTTGGTTTCGGGTTGCTGGATGCGCTGCATTCGGTGCAGTCCGCCGGCGCAACAGTACAGGCCTGTGCCCTGGTGGGCGGTGGTGCCCGCAGTGAGTACTGGGCGCAGTTGCTGGCTAACATCCTCGAGCGGGAGATTTATACCTTGCAGGGCAGCGAACTGAGCGCGTGCATTGGTGCGGCGAAACTGGGGTTTCAAGCTATGGGGCTTGGCGCCGAACTGTTGTCGGCAGGCATGCCGGTCAAGGTGCGGTTTGTTCCGGATGCTGCACAACGGCCAAGATTGCAGGCTCGCTATCGCAAATTCCAAGGGCTGTTGACGGCCGCGCAGGCGTTGCATGAGTGA
- a CDS encoding LacI family DNA-binding transcriptional regulator: MATMDDVAKIAGVSTSTVSHVLNGTRKVSADTVQAVQQAIQALGYIPNTLARSLARSTTNTIGVAISALSNHYFSETVHAIETECAKHGFMMLFVDTHDDPEQELRVITALHHRRVDGIILAPSSGSLALEYLQANSIAAVLVDRMVDDGFDQVGVENTQSTQALITHLIEHGHQRIGFVAGRAGLGTTDERVLGYQAALQAAGFPLDPALLVNGGSNSEPARQATRQLLALSSPPTAIMAGNNLMTLGAMHALRDAGIEVPGQMALVGFDDFDWADFFVPRLTLIAQPVQELGARAVSLLLERMASPKRKKHSVRLAPTLRIRHSCGCP; encoded by the coding sequence GTGGCAACCATGGATGATGTGGCGAAGATCGCCGGCGTGTCGACGTCGACGGTGTCCCACGTGTTGAACGGCACCCGCAAGGTCAGCGCGGACACGGTGCAGGCAGTACAGCAAGCGATCCAGGCACTGGGTTATATCCCCAACACCCTGGCCCGTTCGCTGGCGCGCTCGACCACCAACACCATTGGCGTGGCGATCTCGGCGCTCTCCAACCATTACTTCAGCGAAACCGTGCACGCGATTGAAACCGAGTGCGCCAAGCATGGCTTCATGATGCTGTTCGTCGACACCCATGACGATCCCGAACAGGAGCTGCGGGTGATCACGGCGCTGCATCATCGACGGGTGGACGGCATCATTCTGGCGCCGTCCAGCGGGTCGCTGGCCTTGGAGTACCTGCAAGCTAACTCCATCGCGGCGGTGCTGGTGGACCGTATGGTCGACGACGGGTTTGATCAGGTCGGGGTGGAGAACACCCAGTCCACCCAGGCCCTGATCACGCACCTGATCGAGCATGGGCACCAGCGTATCGGCTTCGTCGCCGGGCGCGCCGGGCTAGGCACCACTGACGAGCGAGTGCTGGGCTATCAGGCCGCGTTACAGGCAGCGGGCTTTCCCCTGGATCCGGCGCTGCTGGTCAATGGCGGCTCCAACAGCGAACCGGCGCGGCAGGCCACCCGGCAGTTGCTGGCGCTGTCATCGCCACCCACGGCGATCATGGCCGGCAACAACCTGATGACCCTTGGCGCCATGCACGCGTTGCGTGATGCAGGGATCGAGGTGCCTGGGCAAATGGCGCTGGTGGGTTTCGATGATTTTGACTGGGCAGACTTCTTTGTGCCGCGCCTGACCTTGATTGCCCAACCCGTCCAGGAGCTGGGCGCGCGAGCAGTCAGTTTGCTGCTGGAACGCATGGCATCACCCAAACGTAAAAAACACAGTGTGCGCCTGGCACCCACTTTGCGGATTCGCCATTCATGCGGCTGTCCTTGA
- a CDS encoding ABC transporter substrate-binding protein: MNFKRIFPVVASLSLAVLMSQAVQARELKAMGISMGSLGNPYFVTLADGATARAKALNPAVKVTSVSADYDLSKQFSQIDNFISSKVDLILLNAVDPSAMASAIKKARDAGIVVVAVDVDAKGVNATVQTDNVEAGKLACQFIVDKLAGKGNVIIQNGPQVTAVTDRVKGCKAALAGAPDIKVLSDDQDGKGSREGGLNVMQGYLTRFPKIDGLFAINDPQAIGSDLAARQLKRSGIIITSVDGAPDIENALKTESSIQASSSQDPWAMAQTAVNVGNDILNDKVPAEAVTLLTPKLITRDNVGTYSGWSSKH, from the coding sequence ATGAACTTCAAACGCATCTTTCCTGTTGTCGCCTCCTTGAGCCTGGCCGTGCTGATGTCACAAGCCGTACAGGCCCGTGAACTGAAAGCCATGGGCATCAGCATGGGGTCGTTGGGCAACCCGTATTTCGTGACCCTGGCCGACGGTGCCACGGCGCGAGCCAAGGCGTTGAACCCAGCGGTCAAAGTCACTTCGGTGTCGGCCGATTACGACCTGAGCAAACAGTTTTCGCAGATCGATAACTTCATTTCGTCCAAGGTCGACTTGATCCTATTGAATGCCGTCGACCCCTCGGCGATGGCCTCCGCGATCAAGAAAGCCCGGGATGCCGGGATCGTGGTGGTGGCGGTGGACGTCGATGCCAAGGGCGTGAATGCCACGGTGCAGACCGATAACGTCGAGGCCGGCAAGCTGGCCTGCCAGTTCATCGTCGACAAGCTGGCGGGCAAGGGCAATGTGATCATCCAGAACGGCCCGCAAGTGACGGCGGTGACCGACCGGGTCAAAGGTTGCAAAGCGGCCCTGGCCGGCGCGCCGGATATCAAGGTGCTGTCCGATGACCAGGACGGCAAGGGCTCCCGTGAAGGCGGGCTGAACGTGATGCAGGGCTACCTGACGCGTTTCCCGAAAATCGACGGACTGTTCGCCATCAATGACCCGCAAGCCATCGGCAGCGACCTGGCCGCCCGCCAGTTGAAACGCAGCGGTATCATCATTACTTCCGTGGACGGTGCGCCGGACATCGAGAACGCCCTGAAGACCGAATCATCGATCCAGGCTTCGTCCAGCCAGGACCCATGGGCCATGGCCCAGACCGCGGTGAACGTCGGCAACGACATTCTCAATGACAAGGTCCCGGCCGAAGCGGTTACCCTGCTCACGCCGAAGCTGATCACCCGTGACAACGTGGGCACTTACAGCGGTTGGTCGAGCAAACATTGA